GGGCGGTGAGCAGCCGGGCGGTCCAGGCGGCGGCGTTGCCGGGCTGTTCGGCGCACACGTCGATCAGCAGCTGCTCGGCCCGCCGCAGCCAGTCGTGGAACTGGCCGAACTGGTCGCGCGAGACGTGCTCCGCGCGGGCGCGGCTGCGGATGGCCCAGCCGACGCGGATGTAGCGCTCGGCGAGGAGGGTGCGGGGGAGGGGGTCGTCGGGGTGGTCGGCCGCCGCCCGCTCCAGGTAGGTCTCCACGCCGTCCAGGCCTGCGAGTTGACCTGACGCGAAGGACATCTTCTCTACGGAGTTCTCGACCGGGTTCTGGGTCGGGTTCTCGGTCGGGTCGAGGGTGGTGAAGAAGGTTTTTGTTGCCTGCCAGTCGCCTGCCCGGGCCGCGTTCCGCAGCGGGGTGAGGTCGGGCAGGGTGGTGAACGGGTCCGTGACCGGTTCCGACAGGGCTACGGGTCTTTCGCCGTCGTCTGTCGTCGTGCTGGTGGTGGTCATGCTCCGCCCCCCTGGCGAATCCTGAACCCACGGCGCGGCTGCCGGCCCCCCGGGGCGCGCGGACGTGAGTGGTGTCATGCGTGTGGTGTGGTGCGAGTTGCCGCAGGTTAGCAGCCGTCTGTGACAGGCGGGACGCGGGTGGACGCGGTCGTAGGGTGCTCGGCATGAGCATCATCGGGGTTGGTATCGATGTGGCCGAGATCGACCGGTTCGCGGCGTCGTTGGCGCGTACGCCGGGGATGGCTCGGCGGCTGTTCCTGGACAGTGAGTTGCTGTTGCCGAGTGGGGAGCGGCGGGGGGCGGCGTCTCTCGCCGCGCGGTTTGCGGCGAAGGAGGCGGTGGCGAAGGCGTTGGGGGCGCCGGGGGGGCTGCACTGGACGGATGCGGAGGTGTATGTCGAGGAGAGTGGGCGGCCTCGGTTGCGGGTTACCGGGACGGTTGCGGCGCGCGCGGCCGAGCTGGGAGTGCGGTCCTGGCATGTTTCGTTGAGCCATGACGCGGGGGTTGCTTCCGCGGTGGTTATCGCGGAGGGGTGACTTGGGGCTGTACGGCCTCGGCTTCGCCTTCGGCCCTTTTTGTTTCCCGCCCGCACCGCCCGTGCGGCTCTCGTCGTCGGGTGCGGGTGGCCCCTGTGGGGGCCGATCGCCGTTGGCGGCCGGCGGTTCCGGTGGGTGCGCGGGTGCGGTCTCCGTCGCTTACGGGGCAGACTCGAACGTATGCGTACTGCGTACAGCGTGGAGACGGTAAGGGCTGCTGAGCGACGGCTGATGGCGCGGGTTCCGGAGGGTGCGCTCATGCAGCGGGCCGCCGCTGGACTCGCCGTTGCCTGTGCTCAGTTGGTGGGGCGGGTCTACGGCAGTCGGGTCGTGCTGCTGGTGGGGAGTGGGGACAACGGGGGTGACGCCCTGTACGCGGGGGCCCGGCTCGCTCGGCGGGGGGCCGGGGTTGTGGCTGTGCTGCTTGCGCCTGAGCGGGCTCACGTCGGTGGGCTTGCGGCGTTGGCGCGGGCTGGTGGGCGGACCGTCGCGCCCGATGATGCCGAGGGGGTTCTCCGTCGCGCCGATCTTGTTCTGGACGGGATCGTCGGGATCGGGGGGCGGGGTGGGTTGCGCCCCGATGCCGCTCGGCTGGCCGGGCTTGCCTCGGAGTGCCGGGGGGTTGTCGTCGCTGTTGATCTGCCCAGTGGGGTCGACGCGGACAGCGGTGAGGTGCGGGGGGCCGCCGTGCGGGCCGATGTCACCGTCACCTTTGGGGCGCACAAGCCGGGGTTGTTGATCGATCCTGCTCGGGAGTACGCCGGGGCCGTGCGGCTTGTCGATATCGGGCTGGGGAGTGAACTGCCCGATGAGGCTGAGCTGGAGGCGTTGCAGCATGTGGACGTCGCTGAGTTGCTTCCTGTGCCGGGGGCTGAAAGTGACAAGTACCGGCGGGGAGTTGTGGGGATCGCCGCTGGGTCCGGGCGGTATCCGGGGGCCGCTGTTCTTGCCGTTGCGGGGGCGTTGAGGGGTGGGGCGGGGGCCGTGCGGTATGTCGGGCCGGCTTCTGATGCCGTGATCGCTCGGTTTCCTGAGGCGTTGGTGTCCGAGGGCGGGCCGCTCAAGGCCGGGCGGGTGCAGGCGTGGGTGGTCGGGCCGGGGGCGGGGGACGATGCCTCGGCTGTGGCTGATGTGGTGACCGCCGATGTGCCTGTGCTCATCGATGCGGACGGGTTGCGGTTGGTTGACCCGGGGGCTGTGCGGGGGCGTGGCGCGCCGACGTTGATGACTCCGCATGCGGGGGAGGCGGCCGCGTTGCTCGGGGTTCCTCGGGGGGATGTCGAGGGGGCTCGGCTGGAGTCCGTGCGGGAGTTGGCCGGGCGGTATGGGGCGACCGTGTTGTTGAAGGGGTCGACCACGCTTGTCGCCGACTCGGGGGGTGGGGTTGTGCGGGTCAACTCGACGGGGACGGGGTGGCTGGCTACGGCGGGGAGCGGGGACGTGTTGTCTGGGCTCTGTGGGTCGTTGCTGGCGGCGGGGTTGTCGGCGTTCGACGCGGGGAGTGTGGGGGCGTATCTGCATGGGCTGGCGGGGAGGTTGGCTTCGGATGGGGCGCCGGTGGGGGCGCATGATGTGGCCGAGGCGGTTCGGGTTGCCTGGCGGGATGTGCGGGGCTGAGTTTCTTTCGCCCCCGCCGCCCCTACCCGTCCCATCCCCAGGGGCTGCCGCCCCTTCCGCCCCGCCCGGGGGCTGCGCCCCCAGACCCCCATCGGCCTGAACGGCCTCGTCCTCAAACGCCGGACGGGCTGAATAATGCCGGCCTGTGTTGAGGCGTGCAGGACGGGCTGACAGTGAACGCTCGTCAATAAGAGTGACCCCTCCGCGCGGCACCCGGATCGCGCCGTACCGCCGCGTTTCTCTGATCGCATGATCAGTACACGAATCGCGCACAGAAGTATCGCGGTGCTGCTCACCGCGGTGATCGCCCTCCCCGTCGGGGCCGGTAGTGCCTGGGCCGACGGGCCGGTGCCGCCGGCGGCCGGGCCGGGGGAGACCGAACTGGTGCCGGGGGTGCCGCCGGGGCCGTATCAGCCGTGGCAGATCGATACGCCGGATCAGGCGCTCCCACCCAGGGTCTACACGCCTACCGCCGAAGAGGATCGGGTTGAGCCGCGGGACGCCGCCGCGGGGACCTACGCGCTCGTCGAGTACGTGCCGATCGCCGACGCCGTCGCCAAGGTGAGCTGCAGCAAGCAGACCGGGCCGTATCAGCGGGGCGTCGAACGGTGGCTGAAGCTGAAAGTGGACGGGAAGCAGTCCGGCGCCGACTGCAAGGCCATCAGCGCCTTCCAGAAGAAGCAGGGGATCAAGCCCGCCATCGGGTTCGCCGGGCCTGTGACGTGGGCTCGTATGCAGCTGATCGGTGCCAGGAAGAATCCGAACGCCGCCCGGAAATGTCCCGTCCGCTCGTACCGCGTCGCCTGTGTCGATCTCGACCGGCAGCTCACCTGGGTGCAGAAGGGGAAGAAGGTCGTCTTCGGGCCTGTGCCCATGCGGAGCGGGAGGACGGGGCATGTGACGCGGGGTGGGTGGCACAAGATCTACTGGAAGCACAAGAACCACTGGTCGACGCTCTACAACAGCCCTATGCCGTATGCCCAGTTCTTCGACGGCGGCATCGCCTTCCACGCCGTCTACGGGAGCATCTACACCACCGTCGGCTCCTGGGGCTGCGTCAATCTGCGGCTGGCCGACGCCCGCAAGCTCTGGGGTGTGCTGAAGAAGGGCGACCGTGTGTACGTGTGGGGGCACCGGCCCGGGAACTAGCGAACGAGGAGGGCTCAGAGGGGGTGTCAGTCCCCTCTGAGACACTGGGGGTGCCATGAACGAGACAGCGACACAGCCCACCGCACCGTTGCGCGCCCGCGCCGAGATCGATCTGGGCGCCCTGCGGGCCAATGTGCGGACCCTGCGCGCCCTCGCGCCGGGCGCGGCCCTCATGGCCGTGGTGAAGTCCGATGCCTACGGCCATGGGGCTGTGCCGTGTGCGCGTGCCGCTGTGGCGGCCGGGGCCACCTGGCTCGGTACTGCCACGCCCGAGGAAGCGCTTGACCTGCGTGCTCGCGCCGACTTGCCCGACAGCGTGCGGATCATGTGCTGGCTGTGGACCCCGGGCGGGCCCTGGCGCGAGGCCATCGAGGCCGATCTCGATGTGTCGGTGAGCGGGATGTGGGCCCTGGAGGAAGTCGTCGCGGCCGCTCGGGCTGTTGGGCTTCCCGCGCGCGTGCAGCTCAAGGCCGATACCGGGCTCGGGCGCAATGGGTGTCAGCCCGGCGACGACTGGGCCGAGCTCGTCGGGGCTGCCCTGCGCGCGGAGAGCGACGGGCTTCTCCGGATCACCGGGCTCTGGTCCCATCTCGCCTGTGCCGACGAACCCGGGCATCCCTCCATCGATGCCCAACTCGCCCTCTTCCGGGAGATGGTGGCGTACGCGGAGGAGTGTGGGGTGCGGGCCGAGGTGCGGCACATCGCCAACTCGCCTGCCACGCTCACCCGTTCCGACTCGCACTTCGATCTCGTCCGGACGGGGATTGCCGTCTACGGCATCTCGCCCAGCCCTGAAGTGGGGTCCTCGGCCGACTTCGGGCTGCGGCCGGTGATGTCGCTGAAGGCGTCCGTCGCCCTCGTGAAGCAGGTGCCTGGCGGGCACGGGGTCAGTTACGGGCATCACTACATCACCCCGGGTCTGACCACCCTCGGGCTCATCCCCGTCGGGTACGCGGACGGCATTCCGCGGCACGCCTCCGGTACCGGACCCGTGCTCGTCGGCGGGAAGTGGCGGACCGTCGCGGGGCGGGTCGCCATGGACCAGTTCGTCGTGGACCTGGGTGGGGACGACCTGGAGGCCGGGGCGGAGGCCGTCCTGTTCGGGGCCGGTGATCATGGTGAGCCCACCGCCGAGGACTGGGCGCAGGCCGCCGGAACCATCGCCTACGAGATCGTGACCCGCATCGGAACACGCGTTCCCCGCGTCTACGTCAATGAGGGCGTCGGAGAGATCGGAGAGATCGTCCCCGAGGTCGTCGGTGAGGTCATCCCCGGGTATGAGGGAGACGACGTAGCGCAGGGCTGTGACGTGAAGAGGAGCGGCACGTGAGCGAGAGCAGTGCGGAGGCGGTCGCCGCGGTCGCCTCCGCCGCCGCGGGGGCGGGCGGGAACTGGCGGAAGGTCACCGGTATCGCGGGCGCCGCGATAGGTGTGATCGCCGCCGGGGCCGCGGCCGGTGTCGCCATAGAGCGGATGACCGTCGGGCGTGGGATGCGCGAGCGGGCCCGGCTGGCGCTCGACTCCACCGGGCCGTACGGCTCGTTGCGCGGTACGCCTGGTACGGCACAGGCGGACGACGGGACCGAGCTGTACTACGAGGTCGACGACATCGAGCCGGACGTCGCCGTCACGCCCAAGCGGCGGCGGCTCTTCGGGCGGAAGGCGCCGGCCCCCGTCACCGTCGTCTTCAGCCACGGGTACTGCCTCAACCAGGACTCCTGGCACTTCCAGCGGGCCGCCCTGCGCGGGGTCGTGCGGACCGTGCACTGGGACCAGCGCAGCCATGGGCGTTCCGCGCGCGGTGTCGCGCAGCTGGAAGACGACATGCCGCTCACCATCGACCAGTTGGGGCGCGACCTGAAGGCCGTGATCGACGCGGCCGTGCCCGAGGGGCCGATCGTGCTCGTCGGACACTCCATGGGCGGCATGACGGTGATGGCCCTCGCCGACCAGTACCCCGACCTGATCCGCGACCGGGTCGTCGCCACCGCCTTCGTCGGTACGTCCTCCGGGCGGCTCGGCGAGGTCAACTTCGGACTGCCCGTCGCCGGGGTCAACGCGGTGCGGCGGGTGCTGCCGGGTGTGCTGAAGGCGCTCGGGCAGCAGGCCGCGCTGGTGGAGCGGGGGCGGCGGGCCACCGCCGATCTGTTCGCCGGGATCATCAAGCGGTACTCGTTCGCCTCGCGGGACGTCGATCCGGCGGTCGCGCGGTTCGCCGAGCGGATGATCGAGGGGACGCCCATCGATGTCGTGGCGGAGTTCTATCCGGCGTTCACCGACCACGACAAGACGGCCGCGCTGCCCCACTTCAAGGACATGCCGGTGCTCGTGCTGGCCGGGATCGGCGATCTCGTCACGCCCAGTGAGCACAGCGAGGCCATCGCCGACCTGCTGCCGGACGCCGAGCTGGTGCTCGTGCCGGACGCCGGGCACCTGGTCATGCTGGAACACCCCGAAGTGGTGACGGACCGCCTCGCCGACCTGCTCACCCGCGCGGGTGCCGTGCCGGCAGGGGCTACCGTAAGTGGCTATGGAAGCACCAGCAGCACCGCACAACGCGGCTGAGCCCCTGTCCGTCTCGATCACCGTCAACTCCCCTGATCAGATGCGGGAGTTGGGGCGCCGCCTGGCCAAGTTGCTGCGCGCGGGCGACCTCGTGATGCTCACGGGGGAGTTGGGCGCCGGCAAGACGACACTCACCCGGGGGCTGGGGGAGGGGCTCGGGGTCCGCGGGGCGGTCACCTCGCCGACGTTCGTCATCGCACGCGTGCACCCTTCGCTCGGTGAAGGGCCGCCGCTTGTGCATGTCGACGCGTATCGCCTGGGCGGCGGGCTGGACGACATGGAGGATCTCGACCTCGATGTGTCGCTGCCCGAGTCCGTGATCGTCGTGGAGTGGGGCGAGGGGAAGGTCGAGGAGCTGACCGACGACCGGCTGTCGCTCGTGATCCACCGGGCCGTCGGGGATACGACCGACGAGGTACGGCACGTCACGGTCACCGGGCTCGGTGCGCGGTGGGCCGCCGTCGAACTGGGTGTGCTCGGCGGCTGACCCGTGTTGGTTCCGACAAGGTGTCGGCAAGATGTTGCGTTCCGGGTCTTGGGCGTGGTCACATGGTATCCAGTTCGTAGTTAGGTCTACCTAACTACGCTTGCCCCCGGCCCCAGGAGGCGTCCGTGTCGGCTTCAGAGAACCAGGACGAGTGGGCGCGGCCGTATGCGTTCGGCGGGGTGTCCATGCGGGAACTGTTGGCGGCGGGGGATGCGGCGCTGGCCGTTTCTACGCCGCCTCGCGCGCCGGAGCCTGTTGAGGCGCCGGTCGAGCAGCGTCAGCGTAAAGCGGCGTAGTCGGTCGGCTGCGGGCGCGTTGTGGCTGGGCGCGCAGTTCCCCGCGCCCCTAGGGTGTTGCCCCCGCGGGGTGCGAACCCATCAGCGGATTACCACGATGCTCTGGCCGATCGTCGCGAACTCCCACATCGCCGCGCCGTCCTCGGGCGACTCGCGGATGCCGCCTGACTTGGTCGTGGGGTCGGGGGCGTCCGTCGCGCCGCTGACCGCCGCGCTGAAGCCGATGGCGACGTTGTCCGCGTTGGTGAAGCGGACGACGTGCTGGATGGGGGTGCCGTCGGTGCCGGTGATGGCGTTCGAGCGGGAGGTGACCGGGTAGGTGCCCGTGGGCGGGTCCACCGTGCCGGGGGTGACCTTGAACGTGCGGTTGACCTTGTTGTTCTCCGCGACCAGCCACACCCGGTCGTCGTCCACCGAGTACACGACCCGTTCCCCCGCGCCGGAACCGGCGGGCAGCGCCGCGGGGTTCCTCTTGTCGCGCGGGGCCTTCTTGGCGGCCACCGCCGCGGGGGAGGTGCTCGCGTGGGCCGTGTCGCCCAGCCCGGCCGGGACCGTCGCCGATGCCTGATAGGCGAGGAAGCCGACCGTGGCGACCGCCGCCACGGTGAGCCCGGCCACGATTCCCGAGCTGCTGCCGGCCATCAGCGCCCACCTCCGCGTCTCATACGTCTACGTCGTCCACGTCCTGTGCCGGTGCCCCGTACGACACCGAACGGTCCCGTACGTCCCGTACGTCCGATGACCCTAGGTGACCGTAGCAGCCGGGGCCGGGGTGACCGGGGCGGCCGTGCTCGCGGCGCCGGAGCCGTAGGCTGTTTGCGTGCTCTTGCTCGCTCTCGATACCGCCACCCCCGCCGTCACCGTCGCCCTGCACGACGGCGAGGCCGTCATCGCCTCGTCGAGTCAGGTGGACGCGCGCCGCCACGGTGAGCTGCTGCTCCCGGCCGTCGACCACGTGCTCGCCGACGCGGGGCTCACGCTCGACGCCGTCACCGGAATCGTCGTGGGCATCGGCCCCGGCCCCTACACCGGGCTGCGCGTCGGGCTGATGACCGCCGACACCTTCGGCCTCGCGCTCGGCGTGCCCGTGCACGGTGTGTGCACGCTGGACGGCCTCGCCTACGCCACCGACCTCGACGGCCCCTTCGTCGTGGCCACGGACGCGCGGCGCAAGGAGGTGTACTGGGCGCGCTACGCCGACTCCCGGACCCGCCTCACCGACCCGGCCGTCGACCGGCCCGCCGACATCGCCGAGCAGGTGGCCGGAGTGCCCGCCGTCGGTGCCGGCGCGCTGCTCTACCCGGACACCTTCCCGTCCGCGCACGAGCCGGAGCACGTGTCCGCCGCCGCGCTCGCCTCGCTGGCCGCGGAGAGACTCGCGGCGGGTGTCGAACTCCCCGCGCCCCGGCCGCTGTACCTGCGCCGTCCCGACGCCCAGGTGCCCAAGAACTACAAGGTGGTCACCCCCAAGTGACCGAATCCCTGAGCCCTCGGCTGCGCGAGATGCGCTGGTGGGACATCGACCCCGTGCTGGAACTGGAGAAGGACCTCTTCCCCGAGGACGCCTGGTCCCGGGGCATGTTCTGGTCCGAGCTTGCGCACGCGCGCGGCGCCGAGGCGACCCGCCGGTACTTGGTGGCCGAGGTGGATGATGAGGAGACCGAGAGCGGTGTCCGGGTCATCGGTTACGCCGGTCTCGCCACCACCGGCGACCAGGCCGACATCCAGACCATCGCCGTCGCCCGCGACCACTGGGGCACCGGCCTCGGTGGCACCCTGCTGACCGAACTCCTCACCGCGGCAAGCGAGTTCGAGTGCGCCGAGGTCATGCTGGAGTGCCGCGTCGACAACGTCCGCGCGCAGAAGCTCTACGAGCGCTTCGGCTTCGCCCCGATCGGATTCCGGCGCGGCTACTACCAGCCGGGCAACGTCGACGCCCTGGTGATGCGCCTGACCGACCCGTCAACTTCCGTACAAGGAACCGAGATTCATGGCTGACTCACGCGACGAGCCGCTCGTCCTGGGCATCGAGACCTCCTGCGACGAGACCGGCGTCGGCATCGTCCGCGGCACCACCCTGCTGGCGGACGCGGTCGCGTCCAGCGTCGACGAGCACGCCCGCTTCGGCGGGGTCGTACCGGAGGTGGCGTCCCGCGCCCACCTGGAGGCGATGATCCCGACGATCCAGCGCGCGCTGAAGGACGCGGGCGTGAGCGCGCGTGACCTCGACGGCATCGCGGTCACGGCGGGTCCGGGTCTGGCCGGCGCCCTGCTGGTCGGCGTCTCGGCGGCCAAGGCGTACGCCTACGCACTCGGCAAGCCCCTCTACGGCGTCAACCACCTCGCCTCCCACATCTGCGTGGACCAGCTGGAACACGGCCCGCTGCCGGAACCGACGATGGCGCTGCTGGTGTCCGGCGGTCACTCCTCCCTGTTGTTGTCCTCGGACATCACCTCGGACGTACGGCCGCTGGGCGCGACGATCGAC
The nucleotide sequence above comes from Streptomyces sp. N50. Encoded proteins:
- a CDS encoding holo-ACP synthase, with product MSIIGVGIDVAEIDRFAASLARTPGMARRLFLDSELLLPSGERRGAASLAARFAAKEAVAKALGAPGGLHWTDAEVYVEESGRPRLRVTGTVAARAAELGVRSWHVSLSHDAGVASAVVIAEG
- a CDS encoding NAD(P)H-hydrate dehydratase, which translates into the protein MRTAYSVETVRAAERRLMARVPEGALMQRAAAGLAVACAQLVGRVYGSRVVLLVGSGDNGGDALYAGARLARRGAGVVAVLLAPERAHVGGLAALARAGGRTVAPDDAEGVLRRADLVLDGIVGIGGRGGLRPDAARLAGLASECRGVVVAVDLPSGVDADSGEVRGAAVRADVTVTFGAHKPGLLIDPAREYAGAVRLVDIGLGSELPDEAELEALQHVDVAELLPVPGAESDKYRRGVVGIAAGSGRYPGAAVLAVAGALRGGAGAVRYVGPASDAVIARFPEALVSEGGPLKAGRVQAWVVGPGAGDDASAVADVVTADVPVLIDADGLRLVDPGAVRGRGAPTLMTPHAGEAAALLGVPRGDVEGARLESVRELAGRYGATVLLKGSTTLVADSGGGVVRVNSTGTGWLATAGSGDVLSGLCGSLLAAGLSAFDAGSVGAYLHGLAGRLASDGAPVGAHDVAEAVRVAWRDVRG
- a CDS encoding L,D-transpeptidase family protein, yielding MISTRIAHRSIAVLLTAVIALPVGAGSAWADGPVPPAAGPGETELVPGVPPGPYQPWQIDTPDQALPPRVYTPTAEEDRVEPRDAAAGTYALVEYVPIADAVAKVSCSKQTGPYQRGVERWLKLKVDGKQSGADCKAISAFQKKQGIKPAIGFAGPVTWARMQLIGARKNPNAARKCPVRSYRVACVDLDRQLTWVQKGKKVVFGPVPMRSGRTGHVTRGGWHKIYWKHKNHWSTLYNSPMPYAQFFDGGIAFHAVYGSIYTTVGSWGCVNLRLADARKLWGVLKKGDRVYVWGHRPGN
- the alr gene encoding alanine racemase; the protein is MNETATQPTAPLRARAEIDLGALRANVRTLRALAPGAALMAVVKSDAYGHGAVPCARAAVAAGATWLGTATPEEALDLRARADLPDSVRIMCWLWTPGGPWREAIEADLDVSVSGMWALEEVVAAARAVGLPARVQLKADTGLGRNGCQPGDDWAELVGAALRAESDGLLRITGLWSHLACADEPGHPSIDAQLALFREMVAYAEECGVRAEVRHIANSPATLTRSDSHFDLVRTGIAVYGISPSPEVGSSADFGLRPVMSLKASVALVKQVPGGHGVSYGHHYITPGLTTLGLIPVGYADGIPRHASGTGPVLVGGKWRTVAGRVAMDQFVVDLGGDDLEAGAEAVLFGAGDHGEPTAEDWAQAAGTIAYEIVTRIGTRVPRVYVNEGVGEIGEIVPEVVGEVIPGYEGDDVAQGCDVKRSGT
- a CDS encoding alpha/beta hydrolase, yielding MSESSAEAVAAVASAAAGAGGNWRKVTGIAGAAIGVIAAGAAAGVAIERMTVGRGMRERARLALDSTGPYGSLRGTPGTAQADDGTELYYEVDDIEPDVAVTPKRRRLFGRKAPAPVTVVFSHGYCLNQDSWHFQRAALRGVVRTVHWDQRSHGRSARGVAQLEDDMPLTIDQLGRDLKAVIDAAVPEGPIVLVGHSMGGMTVMALADQYPDLIRDRVVATAFVGTSSGRLGEVNFGLPVAGVNAVRRVLPGVLKALGQQAALVERGRRATADLFAGIIKRYSFASRDVDPAVARFAERMIEGTPIDVVAEFYPAFTDHDKTAALPHFKDMPVLVLAGIGDLVTPSEHSEAIADLLPDAELVLVPDAGHLVMLEHPEVVTDRLADLLTRAGAVPAGATVSGYGSTSSTAQRG
- the tsaE gene encoding tRNA (adenosine(37)-N6)-threonylcarbamoyltransferase complex ATPase subunit type 1 TsaE — protein: MEAPAAPHNAAEPLSVSITVNSPDQMRELGRRLAKLLRAGDLVMLTGELGAGKTTLTRGLGEGLGVRGAVTSPTFVIARVHPSLGEGPPLVHVDAYRLGGGLDDMEDLDLDVSLPESVIVVEWGEGKVEELTDDRLSLVIHRAVGDTTDEVRHVTVTGLGARWAAVELGVLGG
- the tsaB gene encoding tRNA (adenosine(37)-N6)-threonylcarbamoyltransferase complex dimerization subunit type 1 TsaB — protein: MLLLALDTATPAVTVALHDGEAVIASSSQVDARRHGELLLPAVDHVLADAGLTLDAVTGIVVGIGPGPYTGLRVGLMTADTFGLALGVPVHGVCTLDGLAYATDLDGPFVVATDARRKEVYWARYADSRTRLTDPAVDRPADIAEQVAGVPAVGAGALLYPDTFPSAHEPEHVSAAALASLAAERLAAGVELPAPRPLYLRRPDAQVPKNYKVVTPK
- the rimI gene encoding ribosomal protein S18-alanine N-acetyltransferase, coding for MRWWDIDPVLELEKDLFPEDAWSRGMFWSELAHARGAEATRRYLVAEVDDEETESGVRVIGYAGLATTGDQADIQTIAVARDHWGTGLGGTLLTELLTAASEFECAEVMLECRVDNVRAQKLYERFGFAPIGFRRGYYQPGNVDALVMRLTDPSTSVQGTEIHG